The proteins below are encoded in one region of Microbispora sp. NBC_01189:
- a CDS encoding glucose-6-phosphate isomerase, whose product MTIEVTLGDEADAVGAVRDKLVAEGVPAALAAGDPALWGPQAQPEAAIRLGWLGLPNTSRELLPQIATLVERARAAGLDHVVLAGMGGSSLAPEVICATEDVPLTVLDTTDPHQVRRALADRLDRTIVVVSSKSGGTVETDSHRRVYEQAFRDAGIDPAERIVVVTDPGSPLERAAGEAGYPVVLADPNVGGRYSALTAFGLVPSALAGADVAKLLDDAAAVAPLLAQDEGNPGLDLGALLGAQALRGRDKLILRDAMSDIIGLPDWIEQLIAESTGKEGKGILPVVGAEAAEADDQFLVSIGPDSGTTVDGPLGAQFLVWEYATAVAGRVLGINPFDQPNVAESKENTTRLLEEAGDGPLPTGTPMLTDGPVEVYGDVPGDLKNLADVLTWLLRSIPERGYLAIMAYLDREAAFDAAVVGEASFEQMTETWAGADVATLRALLDYRTDHAVTFGWGPRFLHSTGQYHKGGPPVGVFLQVTGAVTDDVEVPGKPYTLGRLQLAQALGDLGALTSRGRPAVRLHLTDRVAGVRHLLSVAEEL is encoded by the coding sequence ATGACTATCGAGGTGACCCTCGGCGACGAGGCGGACGCCGTCGGCGCTGTCAGGGACAAGCTCGTGGCCGAGGGGGTGCCCGCGGCTCTCGCCGCGGGCGACCCCGCCCTCTGGGGGCCGCAGGCGCAGCCCGAGGCCGCGATCCGGCTGGGCTGGCTCGGCCTGCCGAACACGAGCCGGGAGTTGCTGCCGCAGATCGCGACGCTGGTGGAGCGGGCCCGCGCCGCGGGCCTGGACCACGTCGTGCTCGCCGGGATGGGCGGCTCCTCCCTCGCCCCCGAGGTGATCTGCGCCACCGAGGACGTCCCGCTGACCGTCCTCGACACCACCGACCCGCACCAGGTGCGGCGGGCGCTCGCCGACCGGCTCGACCGCACGATCGTCGTGGTGTCGAGCAAGAGCGGCGGCACGGTCGAGACCGACAGCCACCGGCGCGTCTACGAGCAGGCGTTCCGCGACGCGGGCATCGACCCGGCCGAGCGGATCGTGGTCGTCACCGACCCGGGCTCGCCGCTGGAGCGGGCGGCGGGCGAGGCCGGCTACCCGGTGGTCCTCGCCGACCCGAACGTCGGCGGCCGCTACAGCGCGCTCACCGCGTTCGGCCTGGTGCCGAGCGCCCTGGCGGGCGCGGACGTGGCGAAGCTGCTCGACGACGCCGCCGCCGTCGCGCCACTGCTCGCCCAGGACGAGGGCAACCCCGGCCTCGACCTCGGCGCGCTGCTCGGCGCGCAGGCCCTGCGCGGGCGCGACAAGCTGATCCTGCGGGACGCGATGTCCGACATCATCGGCCTGCCCGACTGGATCGAGCAGCTCATCGCCGAGTCGACCGGCAAGGAGGGCAAGGGCATCCTGCCCGTCGTCGGCGCCGAGGCGGCCGAGGCCGACGACCAGTTCCTCGTCTCGATCGGCCCCGACAGCGGCACGACCGTCGACGGACCGCTCGGCGCGCAGTTCCTGGTCTGGGAGTACGCCACGGCGGTCGCGGGCCGGGTGCTCGGGATCAACCCGTTCGACCAGCCGAACGTCGCCGAGTCGAAGGAGAACACGACCCGGCTCCTGGAGGAGGCCGGAGACGGCCCCCTGCCGACCGGCACCCCGATGCTCACCGACGGCCCGGTCGAGGTGTACGGCGACGTGCCCGGCGACCTGAAGAATCTCGCCGACGTCCTCACCTGGCTGCTGCGTTCGATCCCCGAGCGCGGCTACCTGGCGATCATGGCCTATCTCGACCGCGAGGCGGCGTTCGACGCGGCGGTCGTCGGCGAGGCGTCCTTCGAGCAGATGACCGAGACGTGGGCCGGCGCCGACGTCGCCACCCTCCGGGCGCTGCTCGACTACCGGACCGACCACGCCGTCACATTCGGCTGGGGGCCGCGCTTCCTGCACTCGACCGGCCAGTACCACAAGGGCGGGCCGCCGGTAGGGGTGTTCCTCCAGGTCACCGGGGCTGTCACCGACGACGTCGAGGTGCCGGGCAAGCCGTACACGCTGGGCAGGCTCCAGCTAGCGCAGGCGCTGGGCGACCTGGGGGCCCTGACCTCCCGGGGCAGGCCGGCCGTGCGGCTGCACCTGACCGACCGCGTCGCCGGAGTCAGGCACCTGCTCTCCGTGGCCGAGGAGCTCTGA
- the zwf gene encoding glucose-6-phosphate dehydrogenase yields the protein MTEHQEPRADEDRAAPGQAKADRQAPAAEQVHDVALPVAEHAAVTAAQAATTTATTDLTTEVNPLRDPRDRRLPRVAGPCVLVLFGVTGDLAKRKLLPAIYDLGNRGLLPPGFSLVGFARRDWAHEDFAQVTYEAVKEHARTPFREEVWKQLSEGIHFCPGTFDDDGAFDVLSMMLKEIDETRGTGGNYAFYLSVPPKFFPVVVEQLKRTDLAKAPDGSWRRVVIEKPFGHDLKSARELNEITSAVFPESSVFRIDHYLGKETVQNILALRFANTLYEPIWNRGYVDHVQITMAEDIGIGGRAGYYDGIGAARDVIQNHLLQLLALVAMEDPTSFDADSLRREKEKVLRAVRLPADLSTGTARGQYGGGWQGGEPVVGYLEEQGISPDSTTETYAAVKLEVANRRWAGVPFYLRTGKRLSRRMTEVAVVFQRAPHLPFSQDDTEILGHNALVIRVQPDEGITVRFGSKVPGTAMEVRDVNMDFAYGESFMESSPEAYERLLLDVLIGDPPLFPHQREVELSWSILDPIEEFWASQGRPEGYESGSWGPASADAMLARDGRAWRRL from the coding sequence ATGACGGAGCACCAGGAGCCCCGGGCCGACGAGGACCGCGCGGCGCCGGGCCAGGCGAAAGCCGACCGGCAGGCCCCGGCTGCCGAGCAGGTCCACGACGTGGCGCTGCCGGTGGCGGAGCACGCGGCGGTGACCGCCGCGCAGGCCGCCACCACCACCGCCACGACCGACCTGACCACGGAGGTCAACCCGCTGCGCGACCCGCGCGACCGGCGGCTGCCGCGGGTCGCCGGGCCCTGCGTGCTGGTGCTGTTCGGCGTCACCGGAGACCTCGCCAAGCGCAAGCTGCTGCCGGCGATCTACGACCTGGGCAACCGGGGGCTGCTGCCCCCGGGCTTCTCCCTGGTCGGCTTCGCCCGCCGCGACTGGGCGCACGAGGACTTCGCGCAGGTCACGTACGAGGCGGTCAAGGAGCACGCGCGGACGCCGTTCCGCGAGGAGGTCTGGAAGCAGCTCAGCGAGGGCATCCACTTCTGCCCCGGCACCTTCGACGACGACGGCGCGTTCGACGTGCTCTCCATGATGCTCAAGGAGATCGACGAGACCCGGGGCACCGGCGGCAACTACGCCTTCTACCTGTCGGTGCCGCCGAAGTTCTTCCCGGTCGTCGTCGAGCAGCTCAAGCGGACCGACCTCGCCAAGGCCCCCGACGGGTCCTGGCGCCGGGTGGTCATCGAGAAGCCGTTCGGGCACGACCTGAAGAGCGCCCGGGAGCTCAACGAGATCACCAGCGCGGTGTTCCCGGAGAGCTCGGTCTTCCGGATCGACCACTACCTCGGCAAGGAGACCGTCCAGAACATCCTGGCGCTCCGGTTCGCCAACACGCTGTACGAGCCGATCTGGAACCGCGGCTACGTCGACCACGTGCAGATCACGATGGCCGAGGACATCGGCATCGGCGGCCGGGCCGGCTACTACGACGGCATCGGCGCGGCCCGCGACGTGATCCAGAACCACCTGCTGCAGCTCCTGGCCCTCGTCGCGATGGAGGACCCCACGTCCTTCGACGCCGACTCCCTCCGCCGGGAGAAGGAGAAGGTGCTGCGGGCGGTCAGGCTGCCCGCCGACCTCTCCACCGGCACGGCCCGCGGGCAGTACGGCGGCGGGTGGCAGGGCGGTGAACCCGTCGTCGGCTATCTGGAGGAGCAGGGCATCTCGCCCGACTCCACCACCGAGACGTACGCCGCGGTGAAGCTGGAGGTGGCCAACCGCCGATGGGCGGGGGTGCCGTTCTACCTGCGCACCGGCAAGCGGCTCAGCCGCCGGATGACCGAGGTGGCGGTGGTCTTCCAGCGGGCGCCGCACCTGCCGTTCAGCCAGGACGACACCGAGATACTCGGCCACAACGCGCTGGTCATCCGGGTGCAGCCGGACGAGGGCATCACCGTGCGCTTCGGCTCGAAGGTGCCCGGCACGGCGATGGAGGTCAGGGACGTCAACATGGACTTCGCCTACGGCGAGTCGTTCATGGAGTCGTCCCCCGAGGCGTACGAGCGGCTGCTGCTCGACGTGCTCATCGGCGACCCGCCGCTGTTCCCGCACCAGCGGGAGGTGGAGCTGTCCTGGAGCATCCTCGACCCGATCGAGGAGTTCTGGGCCTCCCAGGGCAGGCCGGAGGGGTACGAGTCGGGCTCCTGGGGTCCCGCCTCGGCCGACGCGATGCTCGCCAGGGACGGACGCGCCTGGAGGCGGCTGTGA
- a CDS encoding glucose-6-phosphate dehydrogenase assembly protein OpcA, translating to MTTFNLTETTASKISSTLTRLRHQMGAPAVGMVLTLVVVVDEAGQYDALRAATDAAREHPSRILIVINRDSAEPNRLDAEIRVGESAPGEVVLLRLYGELTEHGDSVIMPLLLTDTPVVAWWPGGCPEVPAKDAIGHLANRRITDAKSAQDTVAAVASRDASYVPGDTDLAWTRLTPWRSLLAAAFDQPVGKIERGVVEASPGNPSAPLLAAWLCDRLEAPIEVADSGGPGLTGVRLVIEGGGEMTVSRSDARLATLSRPGHPDRRVALARRPTSELLAEELRRLDPDDIYAATIRRLAQTNEQADPQAKKGRRS from the coding sequence GTGACGACGTTCAACCTGACCGAGACGACCGCGTCGAAGATCTCTTCGACGCTGACCCGGCTGCGGCACCAGATGGGCGCGCCCGCCGTCGGCATGGTGCTCACGCTCGTCGTGGTGGTCGACGAGGCCGGGCAGTACGACGCCCTGCGCGCGGCCACCGACGCGGCGCGCGAGCACCCCTCGCGCATCCTGATCGTGATCAACCGTGACTCGGCCGAGCCCAACCGGCTCGACGCCGAGATCCGGGTCGGCGAGTCGGCGCCGGGCGAGGTCGTGCTGCTGCGCCTGTACGGCGAGCTGACCGAGCACGGCGACTCGGTGATCATGCCGCTGCTGCTCACCGACACGCCGGTGGTGGCGTGGTGGCCGGGCGGCTGTCCCGAGGTTCCCGCGAAGGACGCCATCGGGCACCTGGCCAACCGCCGGATCACCGACGCCAAGTCTGCTCAGGACACCGTGGCCGCCGTCGCCTCCCGGGACGCCAGCTACGTCCCGGGCGACACGGATCTCGCCTGGACCCGGCTGACGCCGTGGCGGAGCCTCCTGGCCGCCGCCTTCGACCAGCCGGTCGGGAAGATCGAAAGAGGCGTCGTGGAGGCCTCGCCGGGCAACCCCAGCGCGCCGCTGCTGGCGGCCTGGCTATGCGACCGCCTGGAGGCGCCGATCGAGGTCGCCGACTCCGGCGGCCCGGGGCTGACCGGGGTACGGCTGGTGATCGAGGGCGGCGGCGAGATGACGGTGAGCCGGAGCGACGCCCGGCTCGCCACGCTGTCGCGGCCGGGCCACCCGGACCGCAGGGTCGCCCTCGCCCGCCGCCCGACCTCGGAGCTGCTCGCCGAGGAGTTGCGCCGGCTCGACCCGGACGACATCTACGCCGCCACGATCCGCCGCCTGGCCCAGACGAACGAGCAGGCGGATCCTCAGGCGAAGAAGGGCAGGCGGTCGTGA
- the pgl gene encoding 6-phosphogluconolactonase, whose product MTAVPGVVVHRDADVLAQAVSARLVTRLVDTQAARGSAHLVLTGGTVGIATLAALAATAAHDAIDWRALDIWWGDERFLPTGHPERNETGARQALLDHVDVDPERVHVMPGPDSGMTAEEAADAYAVELAKAARPEDHGPVPSFDVLLLGMGPDGHVASLFPDKPAVYEEERSVVAVHGSPKPPPTRLSLTFPALRAAREIWVVVAGEDKAQAVHLALSGAGPFQVPAAGARGRQRTLFLLDRAAAAKIPPGLGRIASP is encoded by the coding sequence GTGACCGCCGTCCCCGGGGTCGTCGTCCACCGCGACGCCGATGTGCTGGCCCAGGCCGTGTCCGCCCGCCTCGTCACGAGGCTGGTGGACACGCAGGCCGCCCGCGGCTCGGCGCACCTGGTGCTGACCGGCGGCACCGTCGGGATCGCGACGCTCGCGGCGCTCGCGGCCACGGCCGCGCACGACGCGATCGACTGGCGGGCGCTCGACATCTGGTGGGGGGACGAGCGGTTCCTGCCGACCGGCCACCCGGAGCGCAACGAGACGGGGGCGCGGCAGGCGCTGCTCGACCACGTGGACGTGGACCCGGAGCGGGTGCACGTCATGCCCGGCCCCGACTCGGGGATGACCGCCGAGGAGGCGGCCGACGCGTACGCGGTGGAGCTGGCCAAGGCGGCCAGGCCGGAGGACCACGGGCCGGTGCCGTCGTTCGACGTGCTGCTGCTGGGGATGGGACCGGACGGCCACGTCGCCTCGCTGTTCCCGGACAAACCCGCGGTGTACGAGGAGGAGCGCTCGGTGGTGGCCGTGCACGGCTCCCCCAAGCCGCCGCCGACGCGACTGTCGCTGACGTTCCCCGCACTCAGGGCCGCCAGGGAGATCTGGGTCGTGGTGGCCGGCGAGGACAAGGCGCAGGCCGTCCACCTCGCCCTGTCCGGCGCGGGACCCTTCCAGGTGCCCGCCGCCGGGGCGCGCGGGCGGCAGCGCACGCTGTTCCTGCTCGACCGCGCCGCCGCCGCCAAGATCCCGCCGGGCCTCGGCCGGATCGCCTCACCCTGA
- a CDS encoding ROK family transcriptional regulator codes for MTAPSPQGPHGSQGPHGSQGPPTPRGGRTQEEIRRGNLGALLRHVHLNGPVSRSALAGRMGLNRSTIMALTAELTAAGLVREELPADTRRAGRPSLVVRPESGRVYVLAFDVRVDRLVAARVGLGGVILDRREAVRRRRADADLDDVVGVLAEFGRQLRREADPGSVCAGVGAAYCGMIRPADGTVRYGPYMGWVDQAFGDELAAGLGLPVSVGNEAHLGALAEHERGAGVGFDNLVYLHGDVGVGGGIIVGGRLLGGDGGYGCELGHMVINPYDGRPCMCGSRGCLEAEVGEHALIDAAGRSGELTGREGVRAVVAAAGHGDEAATEALRQIGDWLGIGVANLINLFNPGLVIFGGMLRDVYPGSAEHVRRRVEANVLLISRERVRLRVSALGDDATLIGAAELAFSSLMAGPLEALAHLR; via the coding sequence ATGACGGCTCCCAGTCCACAGGGTCCGCACGGCTCGCAGGGTCCGCACGGCTCGCAGGGCCCGCCGACACCGAGGGGCGGCCGGACCCAGGAGGAGATCCGCCGCGGCAACCTCGGCGCCCTGCTGCGGCACGTCCACCTGAACGGCCCGGTCTCCCGTTCCGCGCTCGCCGGGCGGATGGGCCTGAACCGCAGCACGATCATGGCGCTGACCGCCGAGCTCACCGCCGCGGGCCTGGTCCGCGAGGAGCTTCCCGCCGACACCCGCCGGGCGGGCCGGCCGTCGCTCGTGGTGCGGCCCGAGTCGGGCCGGGTGTACGTCCTGGCCTTCGACGTCCGGGTGGACCGGCTGGTCGCCGCCAGAGTGGGGCTCGGCGGGGTCATCCTCGACCGCAGGGAGGCGGTGCGGCGGCGGCGCGCCGACGCCGACCTCGACGACGTGGTCGGCGTGCTGGCGGAGTTCGGCCGGCAACTGCGGCGCGAGGCCGATCCGGGCTCGGTGTGCGCCGGCGTCGGCGCGGCCTATTGCGGCATGATCCGGCCTGCCGACGGGACGGTCCGGTACGGGCCCTACATGGGCTGGGTCGACCAGGCGTTCGGCGACGAACTCGCGGCCGGGCTCGGGCTGCCGGTCTCGGTGGGCAACGAGGCCCACCTGGGCGCGCTGGCCGAGCACGAGCGCGGAGCCGGCGTGGGCTTCGACAACCTCGTCTACCTGCACGGCGACGTAGGGGTGGGCGGCGGGATCATCGTCGGCGGCAGGCTGCTCGGCGGTGACGGCGGCTACGGCTGCGAGCTGGGGCACATGGTGATAAATCCGTACGACGGGCGGCCGTGCATGTGCGGCTCGCGCGGCTGCCTGGAGGCGGAGGTCGGCGAGCACGCCCTGATCGACGCCGCCGGCCGGTCCGGCGAGCTCACCGGCCGCGAGGGGGTGCGGGCCGTGGTGGCGGCGGCCGGGCACGGCGACGAGGCGGCCACGGAGGCGCTGAGACAGATCGGCGACTGGCTGGGCATCGGGGTGGCGAATCTGATCAATCTCTTCAACCCCGGCCTGGTGATCTTCGGTGGCATGCTCCGGGACGTCTATCCCGGCTCGGCGGAGCATGTCCGCCGCCGGGTGGAGGCCAACGTGCTGCTCATCTCGCGCGAGCGGGTGCGGCTGCGCGTCTCGGCCCTCGGGGACGACGCGACGCTGATCGGTGCCGCCGAGCTGGCCTTCTCCTCCCTCATGGCAGGCCCGCTGGAAGCGCTTGCCCACCTGCGATGA